A single Thiohalobacter thiocyanaticus DNA region contains:
- a CDS encoding BON domain-containing protein yields the protein MNRLWIVLLCGLLPALSGCGALVVGGAAAGGYYVGQDERTAGEISRDATITSTINTRYVRDREVKAMDINVDTYRGVVTLYGSVSSRRSAERAVEIARSVKGVKQVNSKLTVIDGQG from the coding sequence ATGAACAGGCTCTGGATCGTGTTGCTGTGCGGCCTGCTGCCGGCCCTGTCCGGCTGCGGGGCGCTGGTGGTCGGCGGCGCCGCGGCCGGCGGCTATTATGTCGGCCAGGACGAGCGCACGGCGGGTGAGATCTCGCGCGATGCGACCATCACCTCCACCATCAACACCCGCTATGTACGCGACCGGGAGGTGAAGGCCATGGATATCAATGTCGACACCTATCGCGGTGTGGTGACACTCTATGGCAGCGTATCCAGCCGGCGTTCGGCGGAGCGTGCGGTGGAGATCGCCCGCAGTGTGAAGGGCGTGAAGCAGGTGAATTCGAAGCTCACAGTCATTGATGGCCAGGGCTGA